In Antedon mediterranea chromosome 10, ecAntMedi1.1, whole genome shotgun sequence, one genomic interval encodes:
- the LOC140060346 gene encoding uncharacterized protein isoform X2 produces MTSSLPTVRCCNSISSLSSFVLFPLFEMLILRKSRVNRSLIVSTCLFVITSQLIATTETFTTEPPTTEPSTTEPPTTEPSTTEPPTTEPSTTEPPTTEPSTTEPPTTEPSTTEPPTTEPSTTEPPTTEPSTTEPPTTEPSTTEPPTTEPSTTEPLTTKPSTTEPPTTERSTTEPPTTELSTTERPTTEPSTTEPPTTEASTTEPPTTEPSTTEPPTTEPSTTEPPTTEPSTTEPPTTEASTTEPPTTESSTTEPPTTEPSTTEPPTTEPPTTEPPTTESSTTEPPTTESSTTEPPTTEPSTTKPPTTEQSTTEPPTTEPSTTEPSTTEIPTTEPSTTEPLTTEPYNTEPPTTEPSTTEPPTTELSTTEPPTTEPSTTEPPTTEPSTTKPPTTEPSTTEQQTTEPSTTEPPTTELSTTEPPTTEPSATEPPTTEPPTTEPPTTEPPTTEPTTEPSTTRPTTTKPTTTKPLSTKPSTTKPSTKTGLAIGSAATCVVIVVGIVLVVVYIKRRKRKPKESKQDTANLPMYTETIEATKEENEYYDTIDTKDENQYVNTSAVNEINMHDENQYAVVDEIAMMRTSMLEYMTFL; encoded by the exons ATGACATCTTCATTGCCTACTGTACGTTGCTGTAATAGCatctcatcattatcatcttttgTGCTGTTTCCGTTATTTGAAATGCTGATAC TAAGAAAATCGAGAGTTAACAGATCTTTAATTGTTTCAacttgtttgtttgtaataacAAGCCAACTAATAGCGACTACTGAAACATTTACAACTGAACCACcaactacagaaccatctaccactgaaccaccaactacagaaccatctaccactgaaccaccaactacagaaccatctaccactgaaccaccaactacagaaccatctaccactgaaccaccgactacagaaccatctacaACTGAACCACcaactacagaaccatctacaACTGAACCACcaactacagaaccatctacaACTGAACCACcaactacagaaccatctacaACTGAACCACcaactacagaaccatctaccactgaaccactaACTACAAAACcatctaccactgaaccaccaaCTACAGAACgatctaccactgaaccaccaaCTACAGAGCTATCTACCACTGAACGACcaactacagaaccatctaccactgaaccaccgacTACAGAAGcatctaccactgaaccaccaactacagaaccatctaccactgaaccaccgactacagagccatctaccactgaaccaccaactacagagccatctaccactgaaccaccgacTACAGAAGcatctaccactgaaccaccaaCTACAGAATcatctaccactgaaccaccaactacagaaccatctaccactgaaccaccgacTACAGAACCacctaccactgaaccaccgacTACAGAGTcatctaccactgaaccaccgacTACAGAGTcatctaccactgaaccaccgactacagaaccatctaccACTAAACCACCGACTACAGAACaatctaccactgaaccaccaactacagaaccatctaccACCGAACCATCTACCACCGAAATACCgactacagaaccatctaccactgaaccactaACTACAGAACCATATAATACTGAACCACcaactacagaaccatctaccactgaaccaccaaCTACAGAACtatctaccactgaaccaccaactacagaaccatctaccactgaaccaccgactacagaaccatctaccACTAAACCACCgactacagaaccatctaccACTGAACAACaaactacagaaccatctaccACTGAACCGCCAACTACAGAACtatctaccactgaaccaccaaCTACAGAACCATCTGCCACTGAACCACCAACTACTGAGCCACCAACTACTGAACCACCAACCACAGAACCACCGACAACTGAACCAACTACAGAACCATCGACTACTAGACCAACAACCACCAAACCAACAACTACCAAACCATTGAGTACAAAACCATCGACTACCAAACCATCAACTAAAACAGGCCTAGCAATAGGATCAGCAGCTACTTGTGTTGTAATTGTGGTTGGAATAGTCTTAGTAGTTGTTTATATA AAACGTCGTAAGAGGAAACCCAAAGAATCTAAACAAGATACAGCTAACCTACCA ATGTATACTGAAACAATTGAAGCTACg AAAgaagaaaatgaatattatgATACAATTgatacg AAAGATGAAAACCAATACGTAAATACATCTGctgtaaatgaaattaatatg CATGATGAGAACCAATATGCTGTTGTAGATGAAATTGCTATG ATGAGAACCAGTATGCTGGAGTATATGACATTCCTATG a
- the LOC140060346 gene encoding uncharacterized protein isoform X1, with protein sequence MTSSLPTVRCCNSISSLSSFVLFPLFEMLILRKSRVNRSLIVSTCLFVITSQLIATTETFTTEPPTTEPSTTEPPTTEPSTTEPPTTEPSTTEPPTTEPSTTEPPTTEPSTTEPPTTEPSTTEPPTTEPSTTEPPTTEPSTTEPPTTEPSTTEPLTTKPSTTEPPTTERSTTEPPTTELSTTERPTTEPSTTEPPTTEASTTEPPTTEPSTTEPPTTEPSTTEPPTTEPSTTEPPTTEASTTEPPTTESSTTEPPTTEPSTTEPPTTEPPTTEPPTTESSTTEPPTTESSTTEPPTTEPSTTKPPTTEQSTTEPPTTEPSTTEPSTTEIPTTEPSTTEPLTTEPYNTEPPTTEPSTTEPPTTELSTTEPPTTEPSTTEPPTTEPSTTKPPTTEPSTTEQQTTEPSTTEPPTTELSTTEPPTTEPSATEPPTTEPPTTEPPTTEPPTTEPTTEPSTTRPTTTKPTTTKPLSTKPSTTKPSTKTGLAIGSAATCVVIVVGIVLVVVYIKRRKRKPKESKQDTANLPMYTETIEATKEENEYYDTIDTKDENQYVNTSAVNEINMHDENQYAVVDEIAMKDENQYAGVYDIPMKEKTIPENVAVQDESKLYINIKPSKTRPK encoded by the exons ATGACATCTTCATTGCCTACTGTACGTTGCTGTAATAGCatctcatcattatcatcttttgTGCTGTTTCCGTTATTTGAAATGCTGATAC TAAGAAAATCGAGAGTTAACAGATCTTTAATTGTTTCAacttgtttgtttgtaataacAAGCCAACTAATAGCGACTACTGAAACATTTACAACTGAACCACcaactacagaaccatctaccactgaaccaccaactacagaaccatctaccactgaaccaccaactacagaaccatctaccactgaaccaccaactacagaaccatctaccactgaaccaccgactacagaaccatctacaACTGAACCACcaactacagaaccatctacaACTGAACCACcaactacagaaccatctacaACTGAACCACcaactacagaaccatctacaACTGAACCACcaactacagaaccatctaccactgaaccactaACTACAAAACcatctaccactgaaccaccaaCTACAGAACgatctaccactgaaccaccaaCTACAGAGCTATCTACCACTGAACGACcaactacagaaccatctaccactgaaccaccgacTACAGAAGcatctaccactgaaccaccaactacagaaccatctaccactgaaccaccgactacagagccatctaccactgaaccaccaactacagagccatctaccactgaaccaccgacTACAGAAGcatctaccactgaaccaccaaCTACAGAATcatctaccactgaaccaccaactacagaaccatctaccactgaaccaccgacTACAGAACCacctaccactgaaccaccgacTACAGAGTcatctaccactgaaccaccgacTACAGAGTcatctaccactgaaccaccgactacagaaccatctaccACTAAACCACCGACTACAGAACaatctaccactgaaccaccaactacagaaccatctaccACCGAACCATCTACCACCGAAATACCgactacagaaccatctaccactgaaccactaACTACAGAACCATATAATACTGAACCACcaactacagaaccatctaccactgaaccaccaaCTACAGAACtatctaccactgaaccaccaactacagaaccatctaccactgaaccaccgactacagaaccatctaccACTAAACCACCgactacagaaccatctaccACTGAACAACaaactacagaaccatctaccACTGAACCGCCAACTACAGAACtatctaccactgaaccaccaaCTACAGAACCATCTGCCACTGAACCACCAACTACTGAGCCACCAACTACTGAACCACCAACCACAGAACCACCGACAACTGAACCAACTACAGAACCATCGACTACTAGACCAACAACCACCAAACCAACAACTACCAAACCATTGAGTACAAAACCATCGACTACCAAACCATCAACTAAAACAGGCCTAGCAATAGGATCAGCAGCTACTTGTGTTGTAATTGTGGTTGGAATAGTCTTAGTAGTTGTTTATATA AAACGTCGTAAGAGGAAACCCAAAGAATCTAAACAAGATACAGCTAACCTACCA ATGTATACTGAAACAATTGAAGCTACg AAAgaagaaaatgaatattatgATACAATTgatacg AAAGATGAAAACCAATACGTAAATACATCTGctgtaaatgaaattaatatg CATGATGAGAACCAATATGCTGTTGTAGATGAAATTGCTATG AAAGATGAGAACCAGTATGCTGGAGTATATGACATTCCTATG aaagAGAAGACAATTCCCGAG AATGTGGCCGTACAAGACGAATCAAAGTTGTACATTAACATTAAACCCTCAAAGACGAGACCCAAATAA
- the LOC140060907 gene encoding uncharacterized protein yields the protein MLFLPFMLLIELLIKPTETSTCICPTSEPWTTKLSTTEPSTTEPWTTQPWTTEPSTTEPSTTEPSTTDPPTTEHSTTEPSTTEPSTTEPSTTGPSTTELSTTDLSTTKKCVCPTTSETLTTDPLTTDSLTTDPWTTGTRTTDLSTSNPSTTDPRITESSTADTSTTGPTAADTTSATESSTPDTSNTGPTAAATSSATESSTPDTYTTGPTATTITSATESSTPDTYTTEPSTTDTPTTEPSTTEPPTTEASTTCFCLITSELPTTEPSTTDQSTIDQSTIDQSTIDQSTIDQSTTDQSTTTQPTGFTTTPSLTPCECGSTTETVVCMFNGQVYNAGDERFQEEECNTCTCSSGNWICTDVNPDCTGKIKHKPHSHLKIYIENNCLI from the exons ATgttatttttaccatttatGCTGCTTATTGAACTGCTGATAA AACCTACCGAAACATCAACATGTATATGTCCAACAAGTGAACCGTGGACAACCAAACTTTCGACCACCGAACCTTCAACCACCGAACCATGGACAACCCAACCTTGGACCACCGAACCTTCCACCACCGAACCCTCGACAACCGAACCCTCGACCACTGACCCACCAACCACCGAACATTCGACCACCGAACCTTCGACAACCGAACCCTCGACCACTGAACCTTCGACTACCGGACCATCGACCACTGAACTTTCGACTACCGATCTATCAACCACCAAAAAATGTGTATGTCCAACAACAAGTGAAACACTAACTACCGATCCACTAACTACCGATTCACTAACTACCGATCCATGGACTACCGGTACACGGACTACCGACCTATCGACAAGCAATCCGTCGACTACCGATCCGCGTATTACCGAATCATCGACAGCTGATACATCTACTACCGGTCCGACAGCTGCCGATACCACATCTGCTACCGAATCATCGACACCTGATACATCTAATACCGGTCCGACAGCTGCCGCTACCTCATCTGCTACCGAATCATCGACACCTGATACATATACTACCGGTCCGACAGCTACCACCATCACATCTGCTACCGAATCATCGACACCTGATACATATACTACCGAACCGTCGACTACCGATACGCCGACTACTGAACCGTCCACAACTGAACCGCCAACTACTGAAGCATCAACAACATGTTTTTGTCTAATAACAAGTGAACTtccaactactgaaccatcgacTACCGATCAATCGACTATTGACCAATCGACTATCGACCAATCGACTATCGACCAATCGACTATCGACCAATCGACTACCGATCAATCGACTACAACGCAACCAACCGGGTTTACGACGACACCATCATTAACACCTTGCGAATGTggttcaacaacagaaactgtagtTTGTATGTTTAACGGTCAAGTTTACAATGCAGGTGATGAAAGGTTTCAAGAAGAAGAATGCAATACGTG TACCTGTTCAAGTGGAAACTGGATTTGTACTGATGTAAACCCAGACTGTACTGGTAAGATTAAACACAAACCACATTctcatttaaaaatatatatagagaATAATTGTCTTATttag